One region of Neorhodopirellula lusitana genomic DNA includes:
- a CDS encoding 2-oxo acid dehydrogenase subunit E2, giving the protein MQVKLPELGDGIESGDVLEIFVAVGDVVTAGQDIVEMETDKATVPVPTNVAGKVTAISVNEGDTVAIGGVLIEVEAEAGAETAAPAPAAPEPAAPAPETPAPAAPEPPAAKAPEPAPTPAPAAPAPAAPTPPPASAPAAEAAAPVSGESIPAGPAIRRFARETGVNLANVPGTGPGGRITRDDVLAVVRTVSQAKAAAPAKTASARPAANPDLPGTADQDEYGPIRVERMSKIRKTISAQMHRSWSNVPRVTNFDDADISDLERLRQSSKEDYAAQGLKLTTMPFLIKAVATALRHHPSMNAVIDSENEQVIYKDYVNIGIAVDTDRGLVVPVLPDADRMGIPDIARALAETAGKVRGGQFGMNDLKGGTFTISNLGAIGGQYSTPIVNIPEVAILLVGRSRKLPVVMPDDSIQPRLMMPLSLSYDHRLVDGGTAARFLNDVIGFLQAPSRLLLAL; this is encoded by the coding sequence ATGCAAGTCAAACTCCCTGAACTCGGCGATGGCATCGAATCTGGCGATGTCCTTGAAATTTTTGTAGCCGTTGGCGACGTCGTCACCGCAGGTCAAGACATCGTTGAAATGGAAACGGACAAGGCAACCGTGCCCGTCCCGACCAATGTCGCCGGCAAGGTGACTGCGATTTCAGTCAACGAAGGCGATACAGTTGCCATCGGTGGCGTGCTCATCGAAGTCGAAGCGGAAGCTGGCGCGGAAACCGCTGCACCTGCTCCGGCCGCACCCGAACCTGCCGCCCCAGCGCCCGAGACGCCAGCGCCGGCCGCACCAGAACCACCCGCCGCCAAGGCACCGGAGCCCGCGCCGACCCCGGCACCTGCCGCTCCAGCCCCAGCAGCCCCGACACCGCCGCCCGCATCTGCACCGGCCGCCGAGGCCGCTGCACCTGTCTCGGGTGAATCCATTCCAGCTGGTCCCGCCATCCGCCGTTTCGCTCGCGAAACAGGCGTCAACTTGGCAAACGTTCCTGGCACCGGACCGGGTGGACGGATCACCCGCGACGATGTGCTGGCCGTTGTTCGTACCGTCAGCCAAGCGAAGGCGGCCGCACCAGCGAAAACGGCTTCCGCTCGACCGGCTGCTAACCCGGACTTGCCAGGCACCGCCGACCAAGATGAATACGGCCCGATCCGCGTAGAGCGAATGAGCAAGATCCGTAAAACGATCTCCGCTCAAATGCACCGCTCGTGGTCCAACGTGCCTCGCGTGACCAACTTCGACGATGCCGACATCTCCGACCTCGAGCGACTTCGCCAAAGCAGCAAGGAAGATTACGCTGCCCAAGGCTTGAAGCTGACCACGATGCCGTTCTTGATCAAGGCGGTTGCCACCGCGCTGCGTCACCATCCATCCATGAACGCGGTCATCGATTCCGAAAATGAACAAGTGATCTACAAGGATTACGTCAACATCGGAATTGCGGTCGACACGGACCGTGGCCTGGTCGTGCCAGTCTTGCCCGACGCCGATCGCATGGGCATTCCAGACATCGCACGAGCATTGGCTGAAACAGCCGGAAAAGTTCGCGGCGGTCAATTCGGCATGAACGATCTGAAGGGCGGCACCTTCACGATCAGTAACCTGGGCGCGATCGGTGGTCAATACAGCACCCCAATCGTGAACATCCCTGAAGTCGCAATTCTGTTGGTGGGACGCTCGCGTAAGCTGCCTGTTGTCATGCCCGACGATTCGATTCAGCCACGTCTGATGATGCCTTTGAGCTTGTCGTACGACCACCGGCTTGTCGACGGCGGGACCGCAGCACGGTTCTTGAACGACGTCATTGGTTTCCTACAAGCTCCCAGCCGCTTGCTGCTAGCACTCTAA
- a CDS encoding polyprenol monophosphomannose synthase, with protein MDGHSTVDNPPTRSPQADNAPAENPRTDAPRTLVGICTYNEAGNIREMLARVAAALPDADILVVDDGSPDGTAELVRQFAAQHSAPGNVNCHVRKDRGLGGAIRAAMQTAITERYQLFCNLDADLSHDPADLPRLVQAVLESDVDVAVGSRYVPGGQIHGWPTRRKWMSRFINSLAKRKANLPVNDASGSFRCYRVACLERLDWQAEWSNGYSFIQQILLRLKKLGATFTEVPITFTERVQGNSKLDLREAVRSGWTVLRLS; from the coding sequence ATGGACGGTCACTCGACGGTGGACAATCCACCAACCCGCAGCCCTCAGGCCGACAACGCACCCGCCGAAAACCCAAGAACCGACGCGCCACGAACCCTGGTTGGAATCTGCACTTACAACGAAGCAGGGAACATCCGCGAAATGCTCGCTCGTGTCGCGGCCGCATTGCCCGATGCTGACATCTTAGTGGTTGACGATGGTTCGCCCGACGGCACCGCCGAGTTAGTCAGGCAGTTTGCGGCTCAGCATTCGGCCCCCGGAAACGTGAACTGTCACGTACGAAAAGATCGCGGCCTCGGTGGCGCGATCCGAGCGGCGATGCAAACAGCGATCACCGAACGCTACCAACTGTTCTGCAACCTTGACGCGGACCTTTCACACGACCCAGCGGATTTACCGCGATTGGTCCAGGCGGTACTCGAATCCGATGTGGATGTCGCGGTCGGGTCACGCTACGTGCCGGGTGGACAAATCCACGGTTGGCCGACCCGCCGTAAATGGATGAGTCGCTTCATCAATTCACTGGCAAAACGCAAAGCGAACCTTCCCGTCAACGATGCCAGTGGCTCGTTCCGGTGCTACCGCGTCGCCTGCCTAGAACGCCTGGATTGGCAAGCGGAGTGGTCCAACGGCTATTCGTTCATCCAGCAAATTCTGCTTCGGCTCAAGAAGCTCGGCGCCACCTTCACGGAAGTTCCCATCACGTTTACTGAACGCGTTCAAGGCAACAGCAAGCTGGACCTTCGCGAAGCCGTTCGCTCAGGCTGGACCGTGCTTCGGCTCAGCTAG
- the ychF gene encoding redox-regulated ATPase YchF, with protein MEAGIVGLPNVGKSTLFNALTCSVAAQSANYPFCTIEPNEGIVSVPDPRLSRITKYIVPQKIIPAALKLVDIAGIVKGAAEGEGLGNKFLSHIRQVDAIMQVVRCFEDPDVTHVAGNVDPIADIDTIETELVLADMQTLENALPKAQRSARGGDKEAILRVAAIEKCNAHLESEQPLRTLVLPETEALAISSYGLMTAKPILYVANVDETDLEGKHELVDRVREHAAKTGAGVACVCAKLEAEIAELDEEDRAEMLSDVGLEEPSLNVIARETYKTLGLQSFFTAGETEVRAWPVPVGATGPQAAGVIHSDFERGFIRAEIYQVDDLEQYKSEKEIRAAGKLRIEGKAYVMQDGDICHFLFNV; from the coding sequence ATGGAAGCCGGAATCGTTGGCTTGCCGAACGTTGGCAAAAGCACATTGTTTAACGCTCTGACATGCAGCGTTGCCGCCCAAAGTGCCAACTACCCGTTTTGCACAATTGAGCCGAACGAGGGGATCGTCAGCGTGCCTGATCCTCGTTTGTCTCGGATCACGAAGTACATCGTTCCGCAGAAGATCATTCCGGCGGCGTTGAAACTGGTCGATATTGCTGGGATTGTGAAGGGAGCTGCTGAGGGCGAAGGCCTGGGCAACAAGTTCCTGTCGCACATCCGCCAAGTCGACGCGATCATGCAGGTCGTCCGCTGCTTCGAAGATCCCGACGTGACCCACGTCGCGGGCAACGTCGATCCGATCGCCGATATCGACACGATCGAAACCGAACTCGTCCTCGCGGACATGCAAACACTGGAAAACGCGTTACCGAAAGCCCAGCGATCGGCCCGCGGTGGTGACAAAGAAGCGATTTTGCGAGTAGCGGCGATCGAGAAGTGCAACGCACACTTGGAATCGGAGCAACCACTTCGCACGCTTGTTCTTCCCGAAACGGAAGCACTGGCGATTTCCAGTTACGGTCTAATGACAGCCAAGCCGATTTTGTACGTCGCCAACGTGGATGAGACCGACCTGGAAGGCAAGCACGAACTGGTCGACCGCGTCCGCGAACACGCAGCTAAAACGGGAGCCGGAGTGGCCTGTGTTTGTGCGAAACTCGAAGCCGAGATCGCGGAACTTGACGAAGAAGACCGAGCTGAGATGCTTTCGGATGTTGGCCTCGAAGAACCGTCTCTCAACGTCATCGCCCGGGAAACCTACAAGACACTGGGCCTACAAAGCTTCTTCACCGCTGGAGAAACCGAAGTTCGCGCCTGGCCCGTTCCGGTCGGTGCAACCGGACCCCAAGCCGCCGGCGTGATCCACAGCGACTTTGAACGCGGTTTTATCCGAGCGGAAATCTATCAAGTTGACGACCTGGAACAGTACAAGTCTGAAAAGGAAATTCGAGCCGCCGGAAAACTGCGAATCGAAGGGAAGGCGTACGTCATGCAAGACGGCGACATTTGCCACTTCCTGTTTAACGTCTAA
- a CDS encoding amidohydrolase codes for MAPSDPIEPALDPMERIRGIDCELTHVWMVRTFLKHCDEAEEDDDLREVVRDLYDFILAVGPVDAVDDPATYLKMAKKKLRRLRGATELYEAIQPEVSGHTNFIMAARSLRLAVNKIEQLVTS; via the coding sequence ATGGCCCCGTCTGATCCTATTGAGCCTGCTCTCGATCCCATGGAACGTATCCGCGGGATTGACTGCGAACTCACCCACGTCTGGATGGTCCGCACGTTTCTCAAACACTGCGACGAAGCCGAAGAAGACGACGACCTACGCGAAGTCGTCAGAGACCTTTACGACTTCATTTTGGCAGTAGGCCCCGTCGATGCCGTCGACGATCCAGCGACCTACTTAAAGATGGCCAAGAAGAAACTGCGCCGCCTTCGCGGTGCAACGGAACTCTACGAAGCCATCCAACCCGAGGTCAGCGGCCACACCAACTTCATCATGGCCGCCCGATCACTGCGACTGGCCGTCAACAAAATCGAGCAACTCGTCACATCGTAG
- the gltX gene encoding glutamate--tRNA ligase, with product MIRTRFAPSPTGYLHIGGVRTALFNWLLAKQTGGQFVLRIDDTDAGRNVEAALEPILAGFRWLGMDWDEGPEVGGPHGPYFQSERGDLYREAIAKLLESGHAYKDFAKPEELQVLRDAAREEGGNFVYDRRWMAESDADVARFEAEGREGIVRLKMPREGQCVMNDLIRGEVTVDWAGEPDHVIARADGSPLYHLASVVDDHAFEITHVVRAAEHLPNTPRQIFIAESLGYPLPTYAHLPYVAEPGGTAKLSKRKLDKYLKNRDFANLMARGQAIAERCKMQTDADTFNPVLVDFYREIGFLPDALLNYLMLLGWSLDGEREKFTRDEMIELFKLERVNKAPASFDPAKLSSFQGDAFAALSDEERTERVKPFAAAAGWFTEGDAASEQQLGAVVAAAGDRLKMGGDIIDFDYCFIDDYDVNQKAYQKRLVKPERAGELLGKLRTHLEGVTDFGTEAIEVEVKQFCENESIGIGDIIHALRVATTGAAGGFGMFETLNVLGKERTLARIDRTLAGLAEA from the coding sequence ATGATTCGCACTCGTTTCGCGCCCAGCCCGACCGGATACCTGCATATCGGCGGCGTCCGTACCGCTTTGTTCAACTGGTTGCTGGCTAAGCAAACCGGTGGCCAATTTGTGCTTCGTATCGACGACACCGACGCTGGGCGTAACGTCGAAGCCGCTCTCGAGCCCATCCTGGCCGGATTCCGCTGGCTCGGGATGGACTGGGACGAGGGGCCAGAGGTGGGCGGCCCGCACGGACCGTATTTTCAATCCGAAAGAGGCGATCTGTACCGCGAAGCAATTGCGAAGTTGCTGGAGTCAGGCCACGCGTACAAGGATTTTGCCAAGCCAGAAGAGTTGCAGGTTCTTCGCGACGCGGCTCGCGAAGAAGGCGGTAACTTTGTTTACGATCGTCGCTGGATGGCCGAATCGGATGCTGACGTTGCTCGCTTCGAAGCGGAAGGCCGCGAAGGCATCGTGCGGCTGAAGATGCCACGCGAGGGCCAGTGCGTGATGAATGACCTGATTCGAGGCGAAGTGACCGTCGATTGGGCCGGCGAGCCGGATCATGTCATCGCTCGTGCCGATGGTAGCCCGCTGTATCACTTGGCCAGCGTTGTGGACGATCATGCTTTCGAAATCACCCATGTTGTGCGTGCGGCGGAGCACCTGCCCAACACGCCTCGCCAAATCTTCATCGCTGAGTCGCTCGGTTATCCGTTGCCGACTTACGCTCACTTGCCCTACGTTGCCGAACCGGGTGGCACAGCAAAGCTAAGCAAGCGGAAGCTTGATAAGTATTTGAAGAATCGCGACTTCGCCAACCTGATGGCACGCGGTCAAGCGATCGCCGAGCGATGCAAGATGCAAACCGATGCCGACACGTTCAATCCAGTGTTGGTCGATTTCTATCGAGAGATCGGATTCTTGCCTGATGCCCTGTTGAACTATTTGATGTTATTGGGCTGGTCCCTCGACGGAGAACGCGAAAAGTTCACGCGGGATGAAATGATCGAACTCTTCAAGCTGGAGCGAGTCAATAAGGCTCCCGCTTCGTTTGATCCGGCGAAGTTGTCGTCGTTCCAAGGCGATGCCTTCGCGGCCCTGAGTGACGAAGAGCGAACCGAACGAGTGAAGCCATTCGCGGCGGCCGCAGGATGGTTCACCGAGGGGGACGCAGCGTCCGAGCAGCAGTTGGGTGCCGTGGTGGCAGCGGCCGGCGATCGGCTGAAGATGGGCGGCGATATCATCGACTTCGATTACTGCTTCATCGACGATTACGACGTTAACCAGAAGGCGTACCAAAAGCGCTTGGTGAAGCCGGAGCGAGCGGGTGAGTTGCTGGGCAAGCTACGCACGCATTTGGAAGGCGTGACCGACTTCGGCACCGAAGCGATTGAAGTCGAAGTCAAGCAGTTCTGTGAAAACGAATCGATTGGAATCGGTGACATCATCCACGCCCTGCGAGTCGCCACCACTGGTGCAGCGGGAGGCTTTGGCATGTTCGAAACGCTGAACGTCCTGGGCAAAGAACGAACCCTGGCCCGAATCGACCGCACCTTGGCAGGTCTCGCCGAGGCATAG